From one Paeniglutamicibacter psychrophenolicus genomic stretch:
- a CDS encoding D-serine ammonia-lyase → MTQLPDLEQLLTDPVVAALARAEETAWFGAGPVDTIEGIKASGIDPELIAAARERFNRFAPWFAERFADTRATHGILESPLVGIPDLQEELGRRFGTVLPGKLWLKRDDSLPVSGSIKARGGIHEVLEVAERLATEAGIMGPGDDARVLMTPAAQEVLSAHGIAVGSTGNLGLSIGIVASELGFNTTVHMSLDARAWKKDLLRSRGVTVVEHAGNFSDAVEAGRKTADEDPSVWFVDDEASLSLFAGYSVAGSRLAGQLKALDITVDAQHPLIVHLPCGVGGGPGGVTFGLKEAFGDAVHCVFSEPTHSPCMSLGVRTGLHDAISVQDIGLDGKTAADGLAVGRPSRLVGEHLQQLIDGFVTVTDERMKAFQGLVHDTEGIDIEPSAAAGFAGPWRILENQDYLTAYGLTPEAMANATHIVWATGGSMVPKEEMAAYVAEGQSLIDQVLWS, encoded by the coding sequence ATGACCCAGCTTCCCGACCTCGAGCAGCTGCTCACCGACCCCGTCGTTGCGGCGCTGGCCCGCGCAGAGGAAACCGCGTGGTTCGGGGCCGGTCCGGTGGACACCATTGAGGGGATCAAGGCCTCGGGCATTGACCCGGAGCTCATCGCCGCCGCCCGTGAGCGCTTCAACCGCTTCGCCCCCTGGTTCGCCGAACGCTTCGCCGACACCCGTGCCACCCACGGCATCCTGGAATCCCCGCTGGTCGGCATCCCCGATCTGCAGGAGGAACTGGGCCGCCGCTTCGGCACCGTGCTGCCGGGCAAGCTCTGGCTCAAGCGCGACGACTCGCTGCCGGTCAGCGGCTCGATCAAGGCACGCGGCGGGATCCACGAGGTCCTCGAGGTCGCCGAGCGTCTGGCCACCGAGGCCGGGATCATGGGCCCGGGCGACGACGCCAGGGTGCTGATGACGCCCGCGGCGCAGGAGGTGCTCTCGGCCCACGGCATCGCCGTGGGCTCCACCGGCAACCTTGGCCTGTCCATCGGCATCGTCGCCTCGGAGCTGGGATTCAACACCACCGTCCACATGTCCCTGGACGCCCGCGCGTGGAAGAAGGACCTGCTGCGTTCCCGCGGTGTCACCGTGGTCGAGCACGCGGGGAACTTCTCCGACGCGGTGGAGGCCGGTCGCAAGACCGCCGATGAGGACCCGAGCGTCTGGTTTGTTGACGACGAGGCCTCGCTGAGCCTGTTCGCCGGCTACTCCGTGGCCGGGTCGCGCCTGGCCGGGCAGCTGAAGGCACTGGACATCACCGTGGATGCACAGCACCCGCTGATCGTGCACCTGCCGTGCGGCGTGGGCGGCGGACCGGGCGGTGTCACCTTCGGGCTCAAGGAAGCCTTCGGGGATGCGGTGCACTGCGTCTTCTCCGAACCGACCCACTCCCCCTGCATGTCGCTGGGCGTGCGCACCGGCCTGCACGACGCCATCAGCGTGCAGGACATCGGGCTGGACGGCAAGACCGCGGCGGACGGCCTGGCCGTGGGCCGGCCCTCCCGCCTGGTGGGCGAGCACCTGCAGCAGCTGATCGACGGATTCGTGACCGTCACCGACGAACGAATGAAGGCGTTCCAGGGGCTGGTTCACGACACCGAGGGCATCGATATCGAGCCCTCTGCGGCCGCCGGGTTCGCCGGTCCGTGGCGCATCCTGGAAAACCAGGACTACCTGACCGCCTACGGCCTCACCCCCGAAGCCATGGCCAACGCCACCCACATCGTCTGGGCCACCGGTGGCTCGATGGTGCCGAAGGAAGAAATGGCAGCTTACGTGGCCGAGGGCCAGTCGCTGATCGACCAGGTTCTCTGGAGCTAG
- a CDS encoding enoyl-CoA hydratase-related protein, with translation MTEQPVARASAPEPATVRVEDEREGVRVLVIDRPAQRNALDHATYLALSAAIREADTDPGVRVSIITGAGGTFTSGNDIEDFRKGPQPETRGGTVLFDALLDARKPILAAVEGHAVGIGVTMLLHCDLAYAGAGTRFRMPFTALGLSPEGASSYLLPRLAGDKRAAELLMLGEWFDAADAADAGIINRVVDQGGALAEALDRASALVALPAASIEATKALLRKHRAVDVREALQVEYEVFAERLASDEAQEAFRSFQNKGR, from the coding sequence ATGACAGAGCAACCGGTGGCCCGGGCATCCGCACCCGAGCCGGCAACTGTACGCGTCGAAGACGAACGCGAGGGCGTGCGGGTCTTGGTGATTGACCGGCCCGCGCAGCGCAACGCCCTGGACCACGCCACCTACCTTGCCCTGTCGGCAGCGATCCGCGAGGCCGATACCGACCCCGGCGTGCGCGTCAGCATCATCACCGGCGCGGGCGGCACCTTCACCAGCGGCAATGACATCGAAGACTTCCGCAAGGGACCGCAACCGGAAACACGCGGCGGGACGGTGCTGTTCGACGCACTACTCGACGCCCGCAAACCGATACTCGCGGCCGTGGAAGGCCATGCCGTGGGCATCGGGGTGACCATGCTGCTGCACTGCGACCTGGCATATGCGGGCGCCGGAACGCGCTTTCGGATGCCGTTCACCGCGCTGGGGCTGAGCCCCGAGGGAGCCTCCTCGTACCTGTTGCCGAGGCTCGCGGGTGACAAGCGTGCCGCGGAACTGCTGATGCTCGGCGAGTGGTTCGACGCGGCTGACGCCGCCGATGCCGGAATCATCAACCGCGTCGTGGACCAGGGCGGCGCCCTGGCCGAGGCCCTGGACCGAGCCTCGGCACTTGTGGCACTTCCGGCGGCCTCCATCGAGGCAACCAAGGCGCTGCTGCGCAAGCACCGTGCCGTCGATGTGCGTGAGGCCCTGCAGGTCGAATACGAGGTGTTCGCCGAACGCCTGGCAAGCGACGAGGCCCAGGAAGCCTTCAGGAGTTTCCAAAACAAGGGGAGGTAG